A part of Cannabis sativa cultivar Pink pepper isolate KNU-18-1 chromosome 6, ASM2916894v1, whole genome shotgun sequence genomic DNA contains:
- the LOC115695925 gene encoding uncharacterized protein LOC115695925 isoform X2, giving the protein MAPPPGPYSGTSTLALVARASAFSIGLVYGSLKLKYLQAKAKSHKKAEAKAHH; this is encoded by the exons ATGGCGCCTCCTCCAGGACCCTACTCCGGAACCAGCACCCTTGCTTTG GTGGCTCGTGCTTCTGCTTTCTCAATCGGCCTCGTTTATGGAAGCCTCAAACTCAAGTACCTACAG GCAAAGGCCAAGTCTCATAAGAAAGCAGAAGCAA
- the LOC115695925 gene encoding uncharacterized protein LOC115695925 isoform X1, which translates to MAPPPGPYSGTSTLALVARASAFSIGLVYGSLKLKYLQVLHYMLFSIPSMSHFTHPILAELNYESRSHSIE; encoded by the exons ATGGCGCCTCCTCCAGGACCCTACTCCGGAACCAGCACCCTTGCTTTG GTGGCTCGTGCTTCTGCTTTCTCAATCGGCCTCGTTTATGGAAGCCTCAAACTCAAGTACCTACAGGTACTTCATTATATGCTCTTCTCTATCCCCTCAATGTCTCATTTTACGCATCCAATTCTCGCAGAATTAAACTACGAATCACGATCTCACAGTATAGAGTAA